The Mycolicibacterium fluoranthenivorans genomic interval GGCCGAGCAGTTCCACGTACCGCTCGGCGGTGCGCTCATGGAACCGTTCCACGGCGCCGGTGTTGCCCGCCTTCTCCCGCAATGTGGCCACCACCCGGCCCCCGGCGGCCCGGGCGGTGAACCCGGCCACCGGCATCGTGCGACGGACCCGGCCACGCGGGACCGCGCGATCGTCACCGGACATCAGGGTCCTCCTCGGGCGGCCCGCTTGCTATAGTGCAGTCATACCAAATATATGTACTCACTTATGGACGGTCAAGGGTGGACATATCGACCAAGGAACGACTGGTCAATGAGGGCATGCGGCTGTTCGGCGAGCAGGGCTACCGGGCGACCAGCATCAACCAGATCGAGAAGGCCGCCGGCCTTGTCCCGGGCTGCGGCGCGCTCTACAACCACTTCAAATCCAAGGAAGCCCTGCTCACGGCCGGCATCGACCGCCAGCTCGACAGGCGCAGGGCGATGCGCGACATCAGTGCACTGTTCGCAGGTCTGGGTGATCTGCGCACCGAGCTCACCCTGCTGTGTCGCTACCTGCTGAGCGTCCTGGACCAGGAGGGTGAGTTCCTCCAGGTCGCGGCGCGGACCCCCGCCGCAGACTCCGCCCGCGTGCACGATGCGTACGCCGCGCTCGTCGACGGACTGTGCACCGAACTCGCGGGCTGGCTCACCGCCTGCGCGCCCGACCTGGCGCCGGCCGACGCCCGCCGGGTCGCGACCTTGGGTGTGAACGCCCTGCTCGGAAAACGGGTCAGCAGCATCGTATTCCGCGCACCGCAGCCCGATATCGCGGACGAGGACTATGTCGCGGAGTGGACCGTCATGCTGGCCGACCGCATCGAGTCCCTGCGTCAAAACTGACGCGGGCGGTAGGCTCCCCGCTATGCCTGGGATCGCTGAACTCGCACTTGGCGCCGCGCCGATCGCCGGTGGGGCCATGTTGGGTGTGATCGCGGGGAACCTCAAACCGCCGGACATGCGCGGGCTCATCGCCAAGGATCTCGACCTGCTCGAGCGTATTCCGCCGGATCAGGTCGAGCGCAAAGCGCGGCTGCAGGCCAGCATCGACATGCGCATCGACGAACTGATCAGCGCGGGTGAGCGCAGCCGTGAGATCCGCGAGGCGGCGCTGTCCTACCGGGGTAATTGGCGTGACATCGTGGTGTTTCTCTGCGCCGTGCTGTTCACCATCGTGTGGTGGAACGTCAGCCATAGTCGCACCAACTGGCTGGTGATGTTCATCGCGATGATCATCGTGTCGGTGGCCGCCGGAATCTACGCCGGCCGTGGTGTGCTGCGGGCGGTGCGGACCTTCCTGCACCGCGACGACACTCAGTAGTGGAAGGTGTCCGACGGCGCGGGGATGTGATCGGGGTCGTCGCCGAAGTCGGACTCGTGGATGCCATAGGCCTTCGCCAGATCCAGGATCTTGTTGGCGCGCGCGATGCGCGGCAGATCCGAGCCGTTGCGGATTTCGCCGCCGTCCCGCTGGAACTCGGTGAAAAACTCTCGGGCCCAGCTGATTTCCTCTTGTGAGGGGGACAGCCCCTCGTTCACCGTGGGGCACTGCTCGGGGGTCAGGCAGATCTTGCCCGTCATCCCGAACTCCGCCGACACGGCGGTCGCCTCGCTGAGCTTGCGGGCGCTCGACCCGACCGTGGGCCCGTCGATGGCACTGGGCAGCTGTGCGGCCTTGGCGGCGATGGTGAACCGCGACCTGGCGTAGGCCAGCGTGGCGGGGTTGTCCCCGAATCCGGTGTCGCGGCGGAAGTCGCCGATGCCGAAAGCCAGCCGGAACGTACCCTTGGCCGCCGCGATCTCGGTGATGCGTTCCAGCCCACGGGCCGTCTCCACCAGCGCCACGATCGGCACGTCGGGCAGGCGCCGCGCGGTCTCGGTGACATGGTCGACGGACTCGACCATGGCGAGCATGACGCCGCCGACCGAGGTGCCGCTCAGCATCTCCAGATCGTCGGCCCACCACGGTGTGCCGAATCCGTTGATCCGGACCCAGTCGGTGTTGCCGTCGCCCAGCCAGCGCACCACGTTGCCGCGGGCGTGATCCTTGTCCTTCGGGGCCACCGCGTCTTCGATGTCGAGGATCACGATGTCCGCGCGGGACTGGGCGGCCGCCGCGAAACGGTCGTACTGGGCGCCGTTGACCAGCAGCCAGCTGCGCGCGAGTACCGGGTCGATCCGGAATCCGGGCTCGGCGGGGTCGGGTTCGAAGGTGCTGGGCTGGTCGTACACGCCGTCAATCGTCGCTTACCGGCTACGCCCGGGCGAAAGCGGCCCCGAGAACTCGTTCGGTGTTCGACCAATGCCGCTCGGCGGCCGCCTCGTCGTACACCGCCGCGTTGTCGGGCACCGCGAAACCGTGCGCGGCGGAATAGAACTCGATGGTGTGTTCGACGGCGGCGCCGGACAGGGCATCCTCGAGCCGCTTGGCGTCGTCGGTGGTGAAGGAGGCGTCGTTCTCGGCGGCGCCGACATAGACGACCGCGGTGATCTTGTCGGCCCGCAGATGCGGGCTGTCCGGATCGTCCTCAACCGCCAGCCGGCCACCGTGAAACGACAGCGCCGCCGCGACGCGCTCGGGTACCCGGGTGGCCACGATCAGGGAGGCCCGCCCGCCCATGCAGTAGCCGGTGGTGCCGAACTTGTCGCCGGCGACATCGGGCCGGGCCGCCAGATAGTCGAAGAACGCCTCGGCATCGGCCGCGAAGATCTTCGGGGTGAGCGTGCCCATCAGCTCGAAGAGCTGCTTGCGCTGCTCCTGGTCGGTGAACACGGTGTTGAGGTCGAAGGGGCCCCAGCCCGGGGTGCGGTAGTAGACATCGGGTACCAGCACCACATAGCCGAAGCCGGCCAGTTGGGCCGCCATCTGGTCGAACGTGGGACGCAGGCCGCCGGCGTCGGGGAACATCACGACAGCGGGCCAGGGGCCGGTCCCGTCGGGCGTGGCCACGGTGACGGTGCAGGTGCCGTCGACAGTGGTGATGGTGTCTTGGGTGATCGGCATGGTGTCCGTTCTACCTCAGGTGTTCGGACGTAAACTGTGCGCGTGCCGATTGCCACCCCGTACGAGGATCTGCTGCGTCTGGTGCTGGAGCGGGGCACGCCGAAGTCCGACCGCACCGGTACCGGAACGCGCAGCCTGTTCGGCCACCAGATGCGATACGACCTCAACTCGGGCTTCCCGCTGATCACCACCAAGAAGGTGCACACCAAGTCGATCGTCTACGAATTGTTGTGGTTCCTGCGGGGTGACTCGAATGTGCGCTGGCTGCAGGAGCGCGGCGTCACCATCTGGGACGAATGGGCTTCCGACACCGGTGATCTGGGCCCGGTCTATGGCGTGCAGTGGCGGTCCTGGCCGACGCCGTCCGGCGAGCACATCGACCAGATCAGCCAAGCCCTGGAACTGCTCAAACGCGATCCCGACAGTCGCCGCAACATCGTCTCGGCCTGGAACGTCGGCGAGATCCCGCAGATGGCCCTGCCGCCGTGCCATGCGTTCTTCCAGTTCTATGTCGCGGACGGGCGGCTGAGCTGCCAGCTCTACCAGCGCAGCGCCGACCTGTTCCTCGGCGTGCCGTTCAACATCGCCAGCTACGCGCTGCTCACCCACATGATGGCGGCCCAGGCCGGCTTGGGGGTGGGGGAGTTCGTGTGGACGGGCGGGGACTGTCACATCTATGACAACCACGTCGATCAGGTCACCCTGCAGCTGTCCCGCGATCCGCGACCCTACCCGGAACTTGTTCTGGCCCATCGTGATTCGATCTTCCATTACACCTATGACGATATCGAGATCAAGAACTACGACCCGCACCCGGGGATCAAGGCCCCCGTGGCGGTATGACGACAGCGCTGATCTGGGCGCAGTCCACCTCGGGGGTGATCGGCCGGGACAACGGAATCCCCTGGCGGCTGCCCGAAGACCAGGCCCGATTCAAAGAGTTGACCATGGGTCAGACCGTGATCATGGGCAGGTCGACCTGGGAGTCTCTGCCCGCCAAGGTGCGCCCACTGCCCGGGCGCCGCAATGTGGTGGTGACCCGAGACGCGAGCTATGTGGCCGACGGGGCCGAGGTGGTCACCGCGCTGCCGGATGACCTCGAGGGTTGGGTGATCGGCGGGGCCCAGCTGTATGCGCTGGCGTTGCCGTTGGCCGACCGGGTGGAGGTCACCGAGATCGATATCGACGTCGACGGCGATGCGTTCGCCCCGGTGCTCGACGATTCCTGGTCGGTGAGCCACGGCCCGTGGCTGACCAGCGACTCCGGGCTGCGCTACCGGTTCAACGGTTACCGCCGCTTGTCGGTGGCATAGGGCACGATGACCCGGTGCCCTCTCTGACCGTTGCGCAGGCCCGTCGCATCGCCATCGCCGCGCAGGGCTTCCACGAGCCTCGTCCCGCGGGCGCCGTCACCCGCGCGCATCTGAAGCGATTGATCGCCAGAATCCAGGTGCTGCAGCTGGATTCGATATCGGTCGCGGTGCGTGCCCACTACGCGCCGGTGTTCAGCCGGCTCGGCGGCTACGACCGCGATGTGCTGGA includes:
- a CDS encoding TetR/AcrR family transcriptional regulator — its product is MRLFGEQGYRATSINQIEKAAGLVPGCGALYNHFKSKEALLTAGIDRQLDRRRAMRDISALFAGLGDLRTELTLLCRYLLSVLDQEGEFLQVAARTPAADSARVHDAYAALVDGLCTELAGWLTACAPDLAPADARRVATLGVNALLGKRVSSIVFRAPQPDIADEDYVAEWTVMLADRIESLRQN
- a CDS encoding HpcH/HpaI aldolase/citrate lyase family protein; translated protein: MYDQPSTFEPDPAEPGFRIDPVLARSWLLVNGAQYDRFAAAAQSRADIVILDIEDAVAPKDKDHARGNVVRWLGDGNTDWVRINGFGTPWWADDLEMLSGTSVGGVMLAMVESVDHVTETARRLPDVPIVALVETARGLERITEIAAAKGTFRLAFGIGDFRRDTGFGDNPATLAYARSRFTIAAKAAQLPSAIDGPTVGSSARKLSEATAVSAEFGMTGKICLTPEQCPTVNEGLSPSQEEISWAREFFTEFQRDGGEIRNGSDLPRIARANKILDLAKAYGIHESDFGDDPDHIPAPSDTFHY
- a CDS encoding dienelactone hydrolase family protein, producing MPITQDTITTVDGTCTVTVATPDGTGPWPAVVMFPDAGGLRPTFDQMAAQLAGFGYVVLVPDVYYRTPGWGPFDLNTVFTDQEQRKQLFELMGTLTPKIFAADAEAFFDYLAARPDVAGDKFGTTGYCMGGRASLIVATRVPERVAAALSFHGGRLAVEDDPDSPHLRADKITAVVYVGAAENDASFTTDDAKRLEDALSGAAVEHTIEFYSAAHGFAVPDNAAVYDEAAAERHWSNTERVLGAAFARA
- a CDS encoding thymidylate synthase translates to MPIATPYEDLLRLVLERGTPKSDRTGTGTRSLFGHQMRYDLNSGFPLITTKKVHTKSIVYELLWFLRGDSNVRWLQERGVTIWDEWASDTGDLGPVYGVQWRSWPTPSGEHIDQISQALELLKRDPDSRRNIVSAWNVGEIPQMALPPCHAFFQFYVADGRLSCQLYQRSADLFLGVPFNIASYALLTHMMAAQAGLGVGEFVWTGGDCHIYDNHVDQVTLQLSRDPRPYPELVLAHRDSIFHYTYDDIEIKNYDPHPGIKAPVAV
- a CDS encoding dihydrofolate reductase, which gives rise to MTTALIWAQSTSGVIGRDNGIPWRLPEDQARFKELTMGQTVIMGRSTWESLPAKVRPLPGRRNVVVTRDASYVADGAEVVTALPDDLEGWVIGGAQLYALALPLADRVEVTEIDIDVDGDAFAPVLDDSWSVSHGPWLTSDSGLRYRFNGYRRLSVA